In Halalkalibaculum roseum, a single genomic region encodes these proteins:
- the rffA gene encoding dTDP-4-amino-4,6-dideoxygalactose transaminase has product MGIPFNKPFLTGDETEYIKKAVESGKISGNGEYTKKCQHFFRERYGFKKCLLTNSCTDALEMTAILANIGEGDEVIMPSYTFVSTANAFVLHGAKIRFIDSREDHPGMDEDKIEEVINEKTKAIVVVHYAGVACDMKKIMHIAEKHNLLVIEDAAQAIDSYFTFSDGTKKPLGSIGHLGCFSFHETKNIISGEGGMLVINEDQFIERSEIIWEKGTNRSAFFRGEVDKYGWVDVGSSFLPSEITAAFLYAQLENLENIQNRRCQIWHQYESGLKRWGESMDIRMPHIPEYATNNAHMFYLVCKNIDHRDKLIYQLKEQGVHAVFHYLSLHKSEFYKDKHDGRHLPWSDRYSDCLVRLPFYYEMEEDVVVDTLTQTLL; this is encoded by the coding sequence ATGGGAATTCCGTTTAACAAACCGTTTCTCACCGGAGATGAAACCGAGTACATAAAGAAAGCTGTAGAGTCCGGAAAAATATCCGGAAATGGAGAGTACACTAAAAAATGCCAACATTTTTTTAGGGAGCGTTATGGCTTCAAGAAATGTCTCCTTACAAATTCTTGTACGGATGCATTGGAGATGACGGCCATACTGGCCAATATTGGAGAAGGTGATGAAGTAATTATGCCCTCCTATACCTTCGTTTCTACCGCTAACGCATTTGTACTCCATGGCGCAAAAATTCGCTTTATAGATTCAAGGGAAGACCATCCCGGAATGGATGAAGATAAGATAGAGGAGGTCATTAATGAGAAAACTAAAGCAATTGTAGTAGTCCATTATGCCGGCGTTGCATGTGATATGAAAAAAATTATGCATATAGCCGAAAAGCATAATCTTTTAGTGATTGAAGATGCTGCCCAAGCGATAGATAGTTATTTTACATTTTCAGATGGAACAAAAAAACCGTTGGGTTCCATAGGTCATTTGGGGTGTTTCTCGTTTCATGAAACTAAGAATATTATTTCCGGAGAAGGAGGGATGCTGGTTATAAATGAAGATCAATTTATCGAACGATCAGAAATCATTTGGGAGAAAGGCACCAATCGCTCAGCCTTCTTCAGGGGAGAAGTAGATAAATACGGTTGGGTAGATGTAGGCTCCTCCTTTTTACCTTCTGAAATAACTGCTGCATTTTTGTACGCACAATTAGAGAATCTAGAAAATATCCAGAATCGACGGTGTCAAATTTGGCATCAGTATGAATCAGGGCTGAAACGCTGGGGAGAAAGCATGGATATCAGGATGCCTCACATTCCTGAGTATGCCACAAACAATGCCCATATGTTTTATTTAGTGTGTAAAAACATAGATCATCGAGATAAATTAATATATCAATTAAAGGAACAAGGGGTGCATGCAGTGTTTCATTATTTAAGCTTGCATAAAAGTGAATTTTATAAAGATAAGCACGATGGGCGCCATTTACCTTGGTCTGATCGTTATTCTGATTGTTTAGTAAGATTGCCATTTTATTACGAAATGGAAGAAGACGTCGTTGTAGATACTCTAACCCAAACACTGCTGTAA
- the pseC gene encoding UDP-4-amino-4,6-dideoxy-N-acetyl-beta-L-altrosamine transaminase produces the protein MNFKTEKKSVGESNHNIPYGKQHINESDIEAVTEVLKSDYLTQGPKIAEFEEAFANYVESKYAVAVSNGTAALHLCALALDVTEGDKVITTPITFAASANCVRYCGGEVDFADIDPDTYLLDIEKVRKLLEDSPKGTYKGIIPVDFAGRAVNLEAFIELADEYNLWIIEDACHAPGGYFTDSKAKQQRCGNGNFADLAIFSFHPVKHIAAGEGGMITTNDEKLYNKLFKLRSHGITKNKEEFQNSKSFAAGIQNSKFRNSSDHRRIQNYPAWYMEMQELGYNYRLTDFQCALGLSQLQRADEGLVRRREIAKVYDEAFKGKSFIKNQSGVVEGHAYHLYVIEAEDRLGLYNYLREQNIYAQIHYIPLHLMPYYRQFGWKVGDMPHAETYYKHCISLPMFPTLSDEDQQYVIEKIMGYYS, from the coding sequence GTGAATTTTAAAACTGAAAAAAAATCAGTGGGTGAGTCTAATCATAACATTCCCTATGGGAAGCAACATATTAATGAATCTGATATTGAGGCGGTAACAGAGGTGCTGAAATCGGACTATCTGACCCAAGGTCCTAAAATAGCAGAATTCGAAGAAGCTTTTGCCAATTATGTAGAATCTAAATACGCCGTTGCGGTCTCAAATGGAACAGCTGCCCTGCATCTCTGTGCCTTGGCTCTGGATGTAACTGAAGGTGATAAAGTAATAACTACTCCCATTACCTTTGCTGCTTCCGCAAACTGTGTGCGTTACTGCGGGGGAGAAGTGGACTTTGCAGACATCGATCCGGATACCTATTTACTGGATATTGAAAAAGTAAGAAAGCTTTTGGAAGATTCACCTAAAGGTACCTACAAAGGCATAATACCGGTCGATTTTGCTGGAAGAGCCGTAAACCTAGAAGCATTCATTGAGCTTGCTGACGAGTATAATCTTTGGATCATTGAAGATGCCTGCCATGCGCCGGGAGGCTACTTTACAGATAGCAAAGCCAAGCAGCAACGCTGCGGTAACGGCAATTTTGCCGATTTGGCAATCTTCTCCTTCCATCCGGTAAAACACATCGCAGCCGGCGAAGGAGGGATGATTACTACCAATGATGAAAAACTTTATAACAAGCTCTTTAAACTCCGATCCCACGGCATCACCAAGAACAAAGAGGAGTTCCAAAATTCTAAAAGTTTTGCCGCCGGAATTCAAAATTCAAAATTCAGGAACTCGTCCGACCACCGGCGGATTCAAAATTACCCCGCCTGGTACATGGAAATGCAGGAGCTGGGTTACAATTATAGGTTAACGGATTTTCAATGTGCTTTGGGTTTAAGTCAATTGCAGAGAGCGGACGAGGGATTGGTGCGGCGACGGGAAATTGCAAAAGTATATGATGAGGCTTTTAAAGGAAAGTCATTTATTAAGAATCAATCGGGAGTGGTAGAAGGTCATGCCTATCACTTGTATGTTATTGAGGCAGAGGACAGACTGGGATTATACAATTATTTGAGAGAACAAAACATTTACGCTCAAATTCATTATATCCCGCTGCATCTGATGCCCTATTACAGGCAATTTGGCTGGAAGGTTGGAGACATGCCTCATGCCGAAACCTACTATAAGCACTGCATCAGCTTGCCGATGTTTCCTACCCTGAGTGATGAGGATCAGCAGTATGTCATTGAAAAAATAATGGGTTACTACAGTTAA
- a CDS encoding GNAT family N-acetyltransferase, whose amino-acid sequence MEHHSQDYVDWMNDPDMICYMESGGDYTGEKLRKFLKEVEEKEILFLAIHLKENGMHLGKIKMDPINEKDGRVEYGIMMGRKSEWGKGYAREASNTIIDYCFEELGIRKITLGVVAVNEAALHLYRSMGFSEEGVYKKHSLYEGKYSNIVRMALFNPDFKYE is encoded by the coding sequence ATGGAACATCACTCCCAGGATTATGTGGACTGGATGAATGATCCTGATATGATTTGTTATATGGAGAGCGGCGGGGATTATACCGGGGAGAAATTGAGAAAATTCCTTAAGGAAGTTGAAGAGAAAGAAATCCTGTTCTTGGCTATACACCTGAAAGAGAACGGTATGCATTTGGGTAAAATTAAAATGGATCCGATTAATGAAAAAGACGGAAGAGTCGAGTACGGCATTATGATGGGCAGAAAATCGGAGTGGGGCAAAGGGTATGCGCGCGAGGCCTCAAACACTATTATTGATTATTGCTTTGAAGAACTGGGAATTCGAAAAATAACTCTGGGAGTAGTCGCTGTCAATGAGGCAGCCCTGCATCTATACAGATCAATGGGCTTCTCTGAGGAAGGGGTTTATAAAAAGCATTCGTTATATGAAGGCAAATATTCTAATATAGTTAGGATGGCGCTTTTTAATCCGGATTTCAAGTATGAATGA
- a CDS encoding aldo/keto reductase, producing MNDRLILGTVQMGLPYGINNPSGRISKQESFKILETAYRNGIQTLDTAEVYGCAHNVIGDFHQEHPKQRFNVITKIPKEIAINKVRTRLLTYIEELNIDKHEAVMFHSFDSYTTDPQLKEELAKQKENGVFKNLGVSLYTNEELEQVMDDDIIDLVQLPFNLFDNTSIKGELIRSAKGKGKIIHTRSAFLQGLFFKNLREDHPVVKRLLEPLRKIQSLSEELGISIATLALQYCLRQPFIDRVIIGVDSQNQLESNLNLCDKELPQSVINEIDTIHIENKNLLNPSLWP from the coding sequence ATGAATGATAGACTGATTTTAGGTACGGTACAAATGGGGCTGCCATACGGAATTAATAACCCGTCCGGCAGGATCTCGAAACAGGAAAGTTTTAAAATTCTTGAAACGGCTTATAGAAATGGTATTCAAACACTGGACACGGCCGAGGTATACGGATGTGCTCATAATGTAATAGGTGACTTCCATCAAGAACATCCCAAGCAGCGGTTCAATGTCATTACAAAAATACCGAAGGAAATTGCTATAAATAAAGTTAGAACAAGATTGCTTACCTATATTGAAGAATTGAATATAGATAAGCATGAAGCGGTCATGTTTCATTCATTCGATTCATACACTACGGATCCTCAATTAAAAGAGGAATTGGCAAAACAGAAAGAGAATGGTGTATTTAAAAACCTTGGTGTATCTTTGTATACTAATGAAGAGTTAGAGCAGGTTATGGATGATGACATTATTGATCTGGTACAGCTGCCATTTAACCTGTTTGACAATACATCAATTAAAGGTGAACTGATCCGGTCTGCTAAAGGTAAAGGAAAAATCATCCATACGCGTTCGGCCTTTTTACAGGGGCTGTTTTTTAAAAATTTGAGAGAGGATCATCCCGTGGTTAAGCGGCTGCTTGAACCCTTACGTAAAATACAGTCCCTTTCAGAAGAGCTGGGAATATCGATTGCAACTCTTGCTTTGCAGTACTGCCTGAGACAACCGTTTATTGACCGGGTTATCATCGGAGTGGATTCTCAGAATCAGCTGGAGAGTAATTTAAATCTATGTGACAAAGAACTGCCGCAGTCTGTAATAAATGAAATTGATACCATTCATATTGAGAACAAAAACCTTCTAAACCCAAGCTTATGGCCGTAA